AATTAATAAAAACACGGGTTTTGAAGTTCCGTAACTTTGCTACATTAGCATTATAATAATGTAAAAAATGTCAAAAGAGATAAAAAAGATAGGTGTGCTAACATCGGGAGGCGACGCTCCAGGAATGAATGCAGCCATACGTTCTGTTGTCAGGACATGCGCTTATCATCATATCGAATGTGTCGGGATTTACCGCGGTTACCAGGGAATGATCGAGGGTGACTTCAAAGAAATGGGCCCCCGCAGTGTAAATAATATTGTAAATAAAGGCGGAACAATCCTTAAATCTGCCCGTTCCAAAGAATTCATGACCCCTGAAGGCCGTAAAAAAGCGTATGATAACCTTGTGGCTGCCGGCGTGAATGCTTTGGTCATTATCGGTGGTGACGGCAGTTTTACCGGTGCGGAAGTTTTCAACGAAGAATACGGTTTCCCTGTAATGGGAATTCCGGGTACGATTGACAATGATATTTTTGGCACCAGCCATACCTTGGGTTACGACACCGCTTTAAATACCGTTGTGGAAGTAATCGATAAAATCCGTGATACGGCGAGTTCACATAACAGGCTTTTCTTCGTAGAAGTCATGGGACGAGATGCCGGACATATTGCTTTAAACGCCGGCATTGGCGCGGGGGCGGAAGAAATCCTGATTCCCGAAGAAGATCTAGGCTTGGACCGTTTACTGGAATCGCTTAAGAAAAGTAAGGCTTCCGGAAAATCTTCAAGTATTGTCGTCATTGCCGAGGGGGATAAAATCGGAAAAAATGTATTCGAATTAAAGGATTATGTCGAAGAAAACCTGCCTGAATATGACGTGCGTGTTTCGGTTTTAGGACATATGCAGCGCGGTGGTGCACCAACATGTTATGACCGCGTACTGGCAAGCCGTCTTGGTGTAAAAGCCGTAGAATCGATATTGGAAGGAAAATCCAATTTTATGGTAGGCGTATTGCAGGATAAGATTGCGTTAACACCTTTGGAACAAGCCATTAAAGGGAAAAGTGAGATTGATAGGGAACTGCTTCGCGTTTCCGATATCATGTCAACATAAAAAAGTTTGAAGCGCAAGGTTCAAAGTTAAGTGAGCGACCCAGGACCTGAAGCTTTTAAACCATTAACTAAATTTAAAAAAAATGTCAAAAGTAAAATTAGGAATTAACGGTTTTGGTCGCATCGGAAGGATTGTTTTCAGGGAAACTTTTAACCGTGATAATGTAGAAGTTGTCGCCATCAATGATTTGCTCGATGTGGATCACCTGGCTTATTTATTGAAATACGATTCTGTCCACGGTCGTTTCAACGGGAAAGTGGAAGTGAATGATGGAAAATTATATGTTAACGACAGGCACATCCGTGTGACTGCCGAAAAAGACCCGTCCGTTTTGAAATGGGACGAAGTAGGAGTAGATGTTGTTGCTGAATCCACCGGAATATTCACCACCATCGAAACGGCTCAGGCACACATTCGGGGAGGCGCTAAAAAAGTGGTTATTTCCGCACCATCAGCGGATGCCCCGATGTTTGTTATGGGTGTCAACCACACTGAAGCCAAAGCGACCGATACCGTAGTGTCCAACGCATCCTGTACCACCAATTGCCTTGCCCCTTTGGCAAAAGTGATCCATGACAATTTCGGGATTGTTGAAGGTTTGATGACAACTGTTCATGCTACTACGTCTACCCAAATGGTGGCCGACGGACCTTCTAAAAAAGACTGGAGAGGCGGGCGCGCAGCAAGCGTGAACATCATCCCGTCATCAACAGGTGCTGCAAAAGCGGTAGGAAAAGTGATTCCGTCATTAAACGGAAAACTGACAGGAATGTCATTCCGCGTGCCTACTATCGATGTTTCTGTTGTCGATTTGACTGTAAAACTCGAAAAAGAAACGACTTACGAACAAATCATGTCCGTTTTGAAAAACGCCTCTGAAACCGATTACAAAGGCATCATCGGTTATACTGAAGATGACGTCGTATCTCAGGATTTTGTCTCTGATACACGCACGTCCATCATCGATGCCAAAGCCGGAATCGGATTGAATTCAACGTTTTTCAAAATCGTGTCCTGGTATGACAACGAGTACGGCTATTCAAGTAAACTGATTGACCTGTCTGTACACGTTGCAGGCTTAAAATAATGGATATATTTACGACTCCCGTTAATTCATTTTTGGCGGGAGTTATTTTTTTAGGAGCTATTCCCGCTTTCGCCTTTATCTTGCCTACGCAAGCTCCGGCAAGGATATCGGTTCTATCGGGGCTAGGGCAGAGGACTAACCAACTCCGTTCCTTCAAAAACAAAACAAACTAATGCCAACCTGCATATGAAATTATTAGTAGACAGTGGATCCACAAAAGCCGACTGGATTTCGATTGACGAGTCAGGAAAAGTGCTGTTCACCACACAAACCCTCGGACTCAACCCCGAAGTATTGTCAAAGGAGGAAGTCATCACCAGGCTTGAGGACAAATTCGACATTTCGCATAACCGCAGCAATGTCTCGCACCTGTATTTTTACGGCGCAGGCTGTGGTACGGACCGTATGAAGAATTTCCTCGCCGAAGTATTTCGTGAGTATTTCCCAAATGCCGTGGTTTCGGTCCATGAAGATACTTACGCAGCGGTCTATGCGACCACTCCAAAAAACGAAAAAGCGGTAGTTTGCATCCTCGGGACAGGATCAAACTGCAGTTATTTTGATGGTGTCGTCCTGCACCAGAAAGTACAGTCTTTGGGTTATATCGCGATGGACGATTGCTCCGGGAACCGTTTCGGACGTCATCTGTTGCGCGGCTATTATTTCAACAAAATGCCGGATGACCTTGCCGCCGAATTCAGTACAGAATATGACGTGGAACCGGACACCGTAAAACATCATTTGTATAAAGAACCCAATCCGAATGCTTACCTGGCCACGTTTGCAAAGTTCCTGATTAAGCATAAGGATACTGAATTCTGCCAGAAATTCATTTTTGAGGAAATGGAAAAATTCGTCGAGAACTATATCCTTCAATATGAAGAAGCGCGCAAATATCCAATCCACTTTATTGGGTCAATTGCATTTTACCTTAAGGATGAACTGGAGCAGGTTTTAAACAAGCACGGACTTAAGATTGGGAATGTGCTGCGCCGCCCGATTGATGGCCTGATACAATACCATGCACTCAACAAATAATAAAAACCCGATGCGAAAACATCGGGTTTTTATTTACAAAGCCAAAAAGCCTTAAATCTATTCTTATCATCTCGACGCAATCATCGAGATCTCCACGTTCACCCCTTTCGGTAATCCGGCTACCTGAACTGTTTCGCGTGCCGGAGCGGTATCTTCATTTAAATAACTGCCGTACACTTTATTGATATTGGCAAAATCAGCCATATCCATGATAAAAATGGTAGTTTTTACCACATTTTCAAAAGTCATATCGTTTGCTGCAAGCACCGCTTTGAGGTTTTCCATGACTTGTTTTGTCTCGGTTTCGATATTATCCAGAACGAGTTCCATCGTTACCGGATTCAGTGCGATCTGCCCTGAAGTAAAAAGCAGATTCCCAATGGCAACCGCCTGATTGTATGGCCCTATAGGAGCAGGGGCCTGGTCTGTAATGATGATGTTTTTCATGGTATATTGATATTTTTGAATTGATAATTTTGACCGTTGCGCTTTATGACCGCTACGCTTTAAGACCGCTGCGCTTTAGGATTAAAAGACTTATGCCCATATCTTATAATCTTATAATCTTACAGTCTTAAAATCCTAAAATCTACCTGATGATCCTATCCGGTGCCTTTCTTTTCTCCCATTTCAGATCGCTTAGCAATCCGGATTTCACGCCGATGAAGAATCCCCAGGAAGTGTAATCCCCGATAGGAATCCAGCTGAAATCCATCCGCCAGCTCAACAAATCCCTTTCAAAACGCAATTGGGTGTATGTAATGCCTTTTTGTACAAAATCATACCCTGTGGAAATTCCGACTTTCCATTTCGGTGCCAAATCGATATTTCCTGAAACCATCAATGAATTCCCGACAATGTCATTCTGCTTTGATGTATTGTTATAGGTAATGGAGTATGCAAAATTCAGGTCCCACGGAAGCTCCGTATGATAAAATGCTGCGGGAGCATCCTTATCCTGTGTTTCATCTTCATCAAACTGACTCTGTCGCCTGTCGCTTAAATCGGTACTTCGCCCAAATAAATCATCGTCACGGCCTCCATTCCGTTCGCCCTGATCATTTGTATTTCCTGTGGTCTTTTCGCCACCTTTGCTGTCAATCCTGTAGCCTATGCTCATAAAGGCATTCGTGAGCCGGAATATACTTCCCCCATTGTCAATATTGAATTTATTGATGACCTTACCAGCATTATCAATTGCATAAGGATTCAGCGTGGCTCCGAAATTGACATTCATTTTTTCCTTAAACAGATTCGTCCCTCCTGATACACGCAATGGCGACCATTTCAGGGAATCGGCTGAAATGTCATACGACGTCTGGAAATTCAGGCTGTTCAGCAACACGATTTTCTTAAGTTCTGTTTTGGTGGTGTCGCGGTCAACTACTTTTGCCTCGAGGGTATTGTTCAGGGAAAAGTTTAAGAGATTGGAATAATTCAATCCTGGTGCGCCATAGATCCCTTTTTCAAATCGGGTATACTGCTTACGGATGGTGCCTGACGGGTCAGTATCATAATAATCATAATAACGCTGAAAACTCGGCGTATACGAATAACTGATTGTAGGTTTTACAACATGCCTGATGGCCCGGATTTTTGATTTTTCACCAAATTCAAATGTTCCGTAAACCGTAGTTCCGATACCGGTTGAGAAGTTGTAGGTACGGTAGGCATCAAAACCGTTTTCGTCCTTCGTTTCGATTCGGTTCGTTTCTTTATCGAAATATTTGTTGATGGTTTTCAGGTACCAGACTTCATTATAGTTTACCGATATCGGTACGCTGAAATATTTTGCAATCTTAAAATTGGTACTGATAGGGATGCTGTGCTTCATACCGTTCATCGCATTCTTAAACATTTCCGGCTTGAAGAATAACGAGTCTACGGTATTAAAACGATTTTCAGCAATCACGCTATATTGCAGGTTGATGTTTTTAATGACGCCCTTTTTTACCCCGTCTTTTGGAGCAAAAGGGAAAATCCTGTCCACACTTCCGGTAAACGTTGGCAAAGTCATGCTGATTTGTTTCGAGCCCGTATTCTGCGTATGTGTAGCGGCAAGCGCAATATTGACCAATGGCAGAGTATTGAAAGTCTTTGAATAAGAGACCGTCGAACTCAGCGTATTGTTAAGCCTGGCACCGATATTGCTTTGGTTAAGCGAATTCGTAAAATAAGTACTCGAACCCAAATTCACCGATGCGGCAAATTTGGAATTCGGGTTGGATTTAGAATCCTGCCTGTGGCTCCACTGGATATTGTATTCCCGCCTGTTGCCGTAATTGGGCAATCCTCGCTCCCCAATGATGATCCTTTCAAACCTCAGGTTCACATTTCCGCTGTATTGGTAGCGCTTGGCATAGGATGATTCGAAACGCATCGCATAACTGGCATTGGTATAATAATCTCCAAGAAAAGTCAGGTCATAATTGTCGCTTAAAGCAAAATAATAACCGCCATTTTGTAAGGAATATCCCTGCTGGCTGGTTTCGGTAAATGTGGGGATAATCACGCCGGACTGCGCTTTTTCAGACATCGGGAAAAAGGCAAATGGCAACGCAATAGGGGTGGGCACATCAGCAAT
This genomic stretch from Flavobacterium pallidum harbors:
- a CDS encoding putative LPS assembly protein LptD; amino-acid sequence: MRTNLFHIVLSATFLTLATAKTYAQAQPKAKTETPVLQPPDTLNPNAPQAVKLPVKAQDSVKKPFLSNIVKRKAKDYERMNMKTKIGTLYNEAELFYEDIELKAGIIQFNYEKNEIYAGRIKDSTGALVQRPVFKQGSNVIEPDSIRINTDTKKALIWNSRSKQMDFNIKSQIAKKENDSVYFLYKTKFTTAEDIDNPEYFILTQRAKFVPKKKIVVGLSNLWIADVPTPIALPFAFFPMSEKAQSGVIIPTFTETSQQGYSLQNGGYYFALSDNYDLTFLGDYYTNASYAMRFESSYAKRYQYSGNVNLRFERIIIGERGLPNYGNRREYNIQWSHRQDSKSNPNSKFAASVNLGSSTYFTNSLNQSNIGARLNNTLSSTVSYSKTFNTLPLVNIALAATHTQNTGSKQISMTLPTFTGSVDRIFPFAPKDGVKKGVIKNINLQYSVIAENRFNTVDSLFFKPEMFKNAMNGMKHSIPISTNFKIAKYFSVPISVNYNEVWYLKTINKYFDKETNRIETKDENGFDAYRTYNFSTGIGTTVYGTFEFGEKSKIRAIRHVVKPTISYSYTPSFQRYYDYYDTDPSGTIRKQYTRFEKGIYGAPGLNYSNLLNFSLNNTLEAKVVDRDTTKTELKKIVLLNSLNFQTSYDISADSLKWSPLRVSGGTNLFKEKMNVNFGATLNPYAIDNAGKVINKFNIDNGGSIFRLTNAFMSIGYRIDSKGGEKTTGNTNDQGERNGGRDDDLFGRSTDLSDRRQSQFDEDETQDKDAPAAFYHTELPWDLNFAYSITYNNTSKQNDIVGNSLMVSGNIDLAPKWKVGISTGYDFVQKGITYTQLRFERDLLSWRMDFSWIPIGDYTSWGFFIGVKSGLLSDLKWEKRKAPDRIIR
- the gap gene encoding type I glyceraldehyde-3-phosphate dehydrogenase codes for the protein MSKVKLGINGFGRIGRIVFRETFNRDNVEVVAINDLLDVDHLAYLLKYDSVHGRFNGKVEVNDGKLYVNDRHIRVTAEKDPSVLKWDEVGVDVVAESTGIFTTIETAQAHIRGGAKKVVISAPSADAPMFVMGVNHTEAKATDTVVSNASCTTNCLAPLAKVIHDNFGIVEGLMTTVHATTSTQMVADGPSKKDWRGGRAASVNIIPSSTGAAKAVGKVIPSLNGKLTGMSFRVPTIDVSVVDLTVKLEKETTYEQIMSVLKNASETDYKGIIGYTEDDVVSQDFVSDTRTSIIDAKAGIGLNSTFFKIVSWYDNEYGYSSKLIDLSVHVAGLK
- a CDS encoding BadF/BadG/BcrA/BcrD ATPase family protein, yielding MKLLVDSGSTKADWISIDESGKVLFTTQTLGLNPEVLSKEEVITRLEDKFDISHNRSNVSHLYFYGAGCGTDRMKNFLAEVFREYFPNAVVSVHEDTYAAVYATTPKNEKAVVCILGTGSNCSYFDGVVLHQKVQSLGYIAMDDCSGNRFGRHLLRGYYFNKMPDDLAAEFSTEYDVEPDTVKHHLYKEPNPNAYLATFAKFLIKHKDTEFCQKFIFEEMEKFVENYILQYEEARKYPIHFIGSIAFYLKDELEQVLNKHGLKIGNVLRRPIDGLIQYHALNK
- the pfkA gene encoding 6-phosphofructokinase, with amino-acid sequence MSKEIKKIGVLTSGGDAPGMNAAIRSVVRTCAYHHIECVGIYRGYQGMIEGDFKEMGPRSVNNIVNKGGTILKSARSKEFMTPEGRKKAYDNLVAAGVNALVIIGGDGSFTGAEVFNEEYGFPVMGIPGTIDNDIFGTSHTLGYDTALNTVVEVIDKIRDTASSHNRLFFVEVMGRDAGHIALNAGIGAGAEEILIPEEDLGLDRLLESLKKSKASGKSSSIVVIAEGDKIGKNVFELKDYVEENLPEYDVRVSVLGHMQRGGAPTCYDRVLASRLGVKAVESILEGKSNFMVGVLQDKIALTPLEQAIKGKSEIDRELLRVSDIMST
- a CDS encoding Rid family detoxifying hydrolase, coding for MKNIIITDQAPAPIGPYNQAVAIGNLLFTSGQIALNPVTMELVLDNIETETKQVMENLKAVLAANDMTFENVVKTTIFIMDMADFANINKVYGSYLNEDTAPARETVQVAGLPKGVNVEISMIASR